A stretch of Myroides oncorhynchi DNA encodes these proteins:
- a CDS encoding hydroxymethylpyrimidine/phosphomethylpyrimidine kinase, which translates to MSTLRPIALAIAGFDPTSGAGVMADIKTFELHQVYPMAILSANTIQTEDHFIHVKWQEAEYTISQLSTILENYSISVVKIGIVKDLDTFKLYIDTIKGLSPITKIIWDPVLRSSSGFDFQTIQLADSLVTVLQQIDLITPNYLEIHQLVTTNDDALQKALALSQYCDVLLKGGHNPNALGFDYYVSKEVIQTIPPTQLSDYPKHGSGCVLSSAITSNIAKGYNTLTAIQKAKAYIETFFNSNHTLLGYHAK; encoded by the coding sequence ATGTCAACATTACGACCAATTGCATTGGCAATAGCTGGCTTTGACCCTACTAGTGGCGCTGGAGTTATGGCAGATATCAAAACATTTGAACTTCATCAAGTATACCCAATGGCAATATTATCTGCTAATACGATACAGACTGAAGATCACTTTATTCATGTAAAATGGCAGGAGGCAGAATATACTATCAGTCAATTGTCAACGATATTAGAGAATTATTCTATATCAGTAGTAAAAATAGGCATTGTCAAAGACCTAGATACATTCAAATTATATATTGATACTATTAAAGGTTTATCTCCTATAACTAAAATTATTTGGGATCCAGTACTGCGCTCATCTAGTGGATTTGACTTTCAGACTATTCAGCTAGCAGATTCCTTAGTTACTGTGTTACAACAGATAGATCTTATCACCCCCAACTATTTAGAAATACATCAATTAGTCACTACAAATGACGATGCTCTTCAAAAGGCACTGGCATTAAGCCAATACTGTGATGTACTGCTAAAAGGGGGACATAACCCCAATGCGTTAGGCTTTGACTACTACGTAAGTAAAGAGGTTATACAAACTATACCTCCTACTCAACTATCAGATTATCCTAAACACGGTTCTGGTTGTGTATTATCTTCTGCTATAACATCCAATATCGCTAAAGGGTATAACACACTGACCGCTATTCAAAAGGCAAAAGCCTACATAGAAACATTCTTCAATTCTAACCATACACTACTCGGATATCATGCTAAATAA
- the rpsB gene encoding 30S ribosomal protein S2, producing MANKVEVKDLLEAGVHFGHMTRKWDPNMAPYIYMERNGIHIINLYKTAAKIEEANEALKKIAASGRKILFVATKKQAKDIVAEKAAAANMPYITERWPGGMLTNFVTIRKAVKKMASIDRMKKDGTFMTLSKKERLQVERLRAKLEKNLGSIADMTRLPAALFVVDIKAEHIAIKEAQKLNIPIFAMVDTNSDPRQVDFVIPANDDASKSIDRILSLVTSAIIEGNAERKSEKEEATKVEAPAANA from the coding sequence ATGGCAAACAAAGTAGAAGTAAAAGATTTACTAGAAGCAGGTGTTCATTTTGGACACATGACTAGAAAATGGGATCCAAACATGGCTCCTTATATCTATATGGAGCGTAATGGTATTCACATTATCAATCTATATAAAACTGCAGCTAAAATAGAAGAAGCTAATGAAGCTTTGAAAAAGATCGCTGCATCAGGAAGAAAAATTCTTTTCGTTGCAACTAAAAAGCAAGCGAAAGACATCGTAGCTGAAAAAGCAGCTGCGGCTAACATGCCTTACATCACTGAAAGATGGCCTGGTGGTATGTTAACAAACTTCGTTACTATTCGTAAAGCTGTTAAAAAAATGGCATCAATCGATAGAATGAAAAAAGACGGTACATTTATGACTCTTTCTAAGAAAGAGCGTTTACAAGTTGAACGTCTTCGTGCAAAATTAGAGAAAAACTTAGGTTCTATTGCTGACATGACTCGTCTACCAGCAGCTCTATTTGTTGTAGATATTAAAGCTGAACACATTGCGATAAAAGAAGCTCAAAAATTAAACATTCCGATCTTCGCTATGGTTGATACAAACTCTGACCCACGTCAAGTTGATTTTGTTATACCAGCAAACGATGATGCTTCTAAATCAATCGATAGAATTTTATCATTAGTGACTTCTGCTATTATCGAAGGTAATGCAGAAAGAAAGTCTGAAAAAGAAGAAGCTACTAAAGTAGAAGCTCCTGCTGCTAACGCATAA
- a CDS encoding dicarboxylate/amino acid:cation symporter produces the protein MKFLKKNLLVQIIIAIALGSVLGNFLPESIGRIFSTFNSVFGGFLGFAIPLIIIGLIVPAIGNIGKNAGKLLLITTAIAYGSTLFAGFISYGVSMATFPSILRTEQLGNITESTKSLAPYFNIEMPPMFDVMSALIISFMLGIGISKGNYKYLEGVFNDFQEIIMSVINKAIIPFLPLFIFGIFLNMTYNGQVFIVLDTFIKIIGVIFLLHIFVLVFQYVIAGTISKQNPFKLMKNMLPAYFTALGTQSSAATIPVTLEHTLKNGVDPKIAGFAIPLCATIHLAGSTLKIVACSIALMLVQGQNVDFTLMVGFIFMLGIAMVAAPGVPGGAIMASLGVLSSILGFDTEQQSLMIALYIAMDSFGTACNVMGDGAIAIIVNKISHKPVTA, from the coding sequence ATGAAATTCTTAAAAAAGAATCTGCTAGTACAGATTATTATTGCTATCGCATTAGGTAGTGTGTTAGGTAATTTTCTACCTGAATCCATAGGTAGAATATTCAGCACTTTTAACAGTGTATTCGGAGGCTTCTTAGGCTTTGCTATTCCCCTTATCATCATAGGACTTATCGTTCCTGCTATTGGTAATATAGGCAAAAACGCAGGTAAACTACTTCTGATTACCACAGCTATTGCTTATGGATCTACCCTATTTGCTGGTTTTATTTCCTATGGAGTTAGTATGGCGACTTTTCCTTCTATCCTGAGAACAGAACAATTAGGAAACATAACCGAATCTACTAAAAGTTTAGCTCCTTATTTTAATATCGAAATGCCTCCTATGTTTGATGTAATGAGTGCATTAATCATATCATTCATGTTAGGTATAGGAATATCAAAAGGCAACTACAAGTATTTAGAAGGTGTTTTTAACGACTTTCAAGAAATCATAATGTCAGTCATCAATAAAGCTATAATTCCCTTCTTACCGCTCTTCATATTCGGTATATTTTTAAACATGACGTATAATGGTCAAGTATTCATCGTTCTTGATACATTTATAAAAATAATAGGGGTTATATTCTTGTTACATATCTTTGTATTAGTATTCCAATACGTTATTGCAGGAACTATCAGTAAACAAAACCCATTTAAACTAATGAAAAATATGCTACCTGCATATTTCACAGCCCTTGGTACCCAATCATCTGCGGCAACAATACCAGTGACGTTAGAACATACCTTAAAGAATGGTGTAGACCCTAAAATAGCAGGATTTGCCATACCTTTATGTGCTACTATTCACTTGGCGGGTAGTACCCTTAAGATAGTTGCATGTTCTATAGCTTTAATGTTAGTACAAGGACAAAATGTAGACTTTACATTAATGGTAGGTTTTATATTTATGCTAGGAATAGCGATGGTGGCAGCGCCTGGTGTACCTGGAGGGGCAATTATGGCTTCTTTAGGAGTACTTAGCTCTATCTTAGGTTTTGATACAGAACAACAGAGTTTAATGATTGCATTATATATTGCTATGGACAGTTTCGGTACAGCTTGTAACGTTATGGGAGATGGTGCTATTGCAATTATAGTTAATAAAATATCACACAAGCCAGTTACTGCTTAA
- a CDS encoding thiamine phosphate synthase yields the protein MVVITYPTPIENETSLINKMFEKGLPLLHVRKPSMSFEELVKWVNNIDNYYHQYLVIHMPTIVINNNKHCFEQYKALINKINSTYTHLSTTNCLHVNNYNKELPKLSTSVHCISEVNKLSTSINRAFISPIYPSISKKGYTSDIDWTKELEQRTNNRVTLVALGGITPFHIKSIHSMGFDDYALLGTIWEAKQPLKQFELCQHYDQLHWQ from the coding sequence ATGGTAGTCATAACCTATCCTACTCCTATAGAAAATGAGACAAGCCTTATCAACAAAATGTTTGAGAAAGGCTTGCCTCTACTTCATGTTCGCAAACCGAGTATGTCATTTGAAGAACTTGTAAAGTGGGTAAATAATATTGATAATTACTATCATCAGTACTTAGTTATACACATGCCAACAATAGTTATTAACAACAATAAACACTGTTTTGAACAATATAAAGCACTTATCAACAAGATAAACAGTACTTATACGCACTTATCAACAACCAATTGTTTACATGTTAATAACTATAATAAAGAATTACCTAAGTTATCAACATCTGTTCACTGTATAAGTGAAGTTAATAAGTTATCAACAAGTATAAACAGAGCATTCATAAGTCCTATCTATCCTAGTATATCTAAGAAAGGTTACACTTCAGACATAGATTGGACAAAAGAATTAGAGCAAAGAACCAACAACAGAGTAACCTTAGTTGCCCTTGGAGGAATTACTCCTTTTCACATCAAATCTATTCATTCAATGGGGTTTGATGATTATGCCTTATTAGGAACAATATGGGAAGCTAAGCAACCCTTAAAACAATTTGAATTATGTCAACATTACGACCAATTGCATTGGCAATAG
- a CDS encoding thiamine phosphate synthase — translation MLNKIQYISHGDTPQEQLYHIETVLGAGQQWIQYRFKNTTNTTLWQTAEQVKKLCEQYQATLIINDHVDLAKALEADGVHLGHTDLSITQAKVYLPNKIIGGTANTIEDIILRHSEGCDYIGLGPYRFTTTKQKLSPILGIAGYQQLLKQMQQLAINIPVVAIGGIQLEDVENLKQAGLYGIAISSLLQNSTDKRTLLQQLNNILK, via the coding sequence ATGCTAAATAAGATACAATACATCAGTCATGGAGATACTCCACAAGAACAACTATATCATATAGAAACTGTATTAGGAGCAGGACAACAGTGGATACAATATCGCTTCAAGAATACAACGAATACTACCTTATGGCAAACAGCAGAACAGGTCAAGAAACTTTGTGAACAATATCAAGCGACTCTTATCATTAATGATCATGTAGACTTAGCTAAAGCACTAGAGGCTGATGGTGTTCACTTAGGGCATACTGATTTAAGCATCACACAAGCCAAAGTCTATTTACCCAACAAAATTATAGGTGGTACAGCTAATACGATAGAGGATATCATACTTAGACATTCTGAAGGGTGTGATTACATTGGTCTAGGCCCATATCGATTTACTACAACTAAACAAAAGCTAAGCCCCATACTTGGAATAGCAGGTTATCAACAGTTATTAAAACAGATGCAACAACTTGCTATCAACATTCCTGTTGTTGCTATAGGTGGTATACAACTAGAAGATGTAGAAAATTTAAAACAAGCTGGACTATATGGTATAGCCATATCTAGTTTACTCCAAAATAGCACAGATAAAAGAACATTACTACAACAACTAAACAATATACTCAAATGA
- a CDS encoding ISAs1 family transposase, giving the protein MELVDIFSQIEDKRRDLGKQHKLNDILVMSIIAVICGADSYNEIEDYCKAKEEWLTNVLDLKSGIPSHDTFNRVLSSIDYEKFENCFIQWVSGIVNLTVDKEIINIDGKTVRGAKENGGKSPVHLVSAWASKNNLVLGQVKTNEKSNEITAIPELIEKLCVDNSIITIDAMGCQTTIVDKIIDANADYVIAVKLNQEQLYQDIEDEFRFGKEILSVQTENIDHGRIETRKCSVIKDFKFIESETKWTGIQSIIKIDSIREFKNSDKETQYATRYYISSLDSTPHDFNHIIRSHWGIENKLHWVLDVVFREDQSRKRTKNAANNFAILLKIALNILKNDKVAKLGIKGKRLKAGWDNNYLMQLINL; this is encoded by the coding sequence ATGGAATTAGTGGATATTTTTAGCCAAATAGAAGACAAAAGAAGAGATTTAGGGAAGCAACATAAATTAAATGACATCCTTGTTATGTCAATAATTGCAGTGATTTGTGGGGCAGATTCTTATAATGAAATTGAAGATTATTGCAAAGCAAAAGAAGAATGGTTGACAAATGTACTTGACTTAAAAAGCGGTATTCCGTCTCATGACACTTTTAATAGAGTTCTGAGTTCTATTGATTATGAGAAGTTTGAGAATTGTTTTATTCAATGGGTTAGTGGTATTGTTAATCTTACCGTAGATAAAGAAATTATTAATATAGATGGCAAAACAGTTAGAGGAGCAAAGGAAAATGGAGGTAAATCACCCGTTCATTTAGTTAGTGCTTGGGCAAGTAAAAATAACTTAGTTTTAGGACAGGTGAAAACTAATGAAAAATCAAATGAAATAACGGCTATACCTGAATTAATAGAAAAACTATGTGTGGATAATAGCATTATTACCATTGATGCGATGGGTTGTCAAACAACTATTGTAGATAAAATTATCGACGCAAATGCAGATTATGTTATTGCTGTAAAATTAAATCAAGAACAGTTATATCAAGATATTGAAGACGAGTTTCGATTTGGAAAAGAAATACTGTCTGTTCAGACAGAAAATATAGACCACGGGCGTATAGAAACAAGGAAGTGTAGTGTCATAAAAGATTTTAAATTCATTGAAAGTGAAACTAAATGGACTGGAATACAATCTATTATTAAGATAGATAGTATTCGTGAATTTAAAAATTCGGATAAAGAAACACAATATGCTACACGTTACTACATTTCAAGTTTAGACTCAACACCTCATGATTTCAATCATATTATACGCTCACATTGGGGGATTGAAAACAAACTACATTGGGTTTTAGATGTTGTTTTTAGAGAAGATCAGAGTAGAAAAAGAACTAAAAATGCTGCAAACAACTTCGCTATATTACTAAAAATTGCACTAAATATTTTGAAGAATGATAAAGTTGCTAAACTTGGAATTAAAGGAAAAAGACTCAAAGCGGGGTGGGACAATAACTATCTAATGCAATTAATAAATTTATGA
- the thiS gene encoding sulfur carrier protein ThiS yields the protein MELKINNQQVQFDTDTLSIQVMLDIYHPLKQKGVAVAVNQTVIAKTQWSTHHLSSSDDILIITATQGG from the coding sequence ATGGAACTAAAAATCAACAATCAACAAGTACAATTTGACACGGATACCTTAAGTATTCAAGTTATGTTGGATATTTATCATCCACTTAAGCAAAAAGGGGTAGCAGTAGCAGTGAACCAAACTGTTATAGCTAAAACCCAATGGTCTACTCATCACTTATCTTCTAGTGATGATATCTTAATTATCACTGCTACTCAAGGTGGTTGA
- the thiC gene encoding phosphomethylpyrimidine synthase ThiC → MEQHSISQTPFPNSKKVYIKGDIFPIEVAMREISLSNTKLSNGGTEENPSVTVYDTSGPYTDPNITIDIRKGIPRLREEWILNREDVNTLSSITSEYGKARLADEKLDHLRFEFRHNPKVANKGINVTQLHYAKKGIITPEMEYVAIRENQRIEQLNKASSAMKQQHQGHSFGANTPKNFITPEFVREEIASGRAIIPNNINHPESEPMIIGRNFLVKINANIGNSAVTSSIEEEVEKAVWACRWGADTIMDLSTGKNIHETREWIIRNSPVPIGTVPIYQALEKVKGIAEDLTWEIFRDTLIEQAEQGVSYFTIHAGVLLRYIHLTANRVTGIVSRGGSIMAKWCLFHHKENFLYTHFEEICEIMKQYDIAFSLGDGLRPGSIADANDAAQFAELETLGELTKIAWKHDVQVIIEGPGHVPMHMIKENMEKQLRDCGEAPFYTLGPLTTDIAPGYDHITSAIGAAMIGWYGTAMLCYVTPKEHLGLPNKKDVKDGVITYKLAAHAADLAKGHPGAQYRDNALSKARFEFRWEDQFNLSLDPDTAREFHDETLPADGAKVAHFCSMCGPKFCSMKISQEIRDSAEQGMREKSEEFIELGKEIYL, encoded by the coding sequence ATGGAACAACACAGTATCTCGCAAACCCCTTTCCCAAACTCAAAAAAAGTATATATCAAAGGAGATATTTTTCCGATAGAAGTAGCAATGAGAGAAATATCTCTTAGCAATACTAAGCTATCTAACGGCGGTACAGAAGAGAATCCATCTGTAACCGTATACGATACATCAGGTCCTTATACAGATCCCAATATCACGATAGATATACGCAAAGGTATTCCACGTCTACGCGAAGAATGGATACTAAATAGAGAGGATGTGAATACATTATCTTCTATCACATCAGAATATGGTAAAGCTAGATTAGCAGATGAAAAATTAGATCACTTGCGCTTTGAATTTAGACACAATCCTAAGGTTGCTAATAAGGGAATTAATGTTACACAACTACATTATGCTAAAAAAGGAATCATAACTCCTGAAATGGAATACGTAGCTATAAGAGAAAACCAAAGAATAGAACAGTTAAACAAGGCTAGCTCAGCAATGAAACAACAACATCAAGGTCATAGCTTTGGTGCCAATACTCCAAAAAACTTTATTACACCAGAGTTCGTCAGAGAAGAAATTGCTAGTGGACGTGCTATCATCCCTAATAATATTAATCACCCTGAAAGTGAACCTATGATTATAGGCCGTAACTTCTTAGTGAAGATCAATGCTAATATCGGAAATAGCGCTGTTACCTCATCGATAGAAGAAGAAGTAGAAAAAGCGGTATGGGCATGTCGCTGGGGAGCGGATACGATTATGGACTTATCAACAGGTAAGAATATTCACGAGACAAGAGAGTGGATTATACGCAACTCTCCAGTACCTATTGGAACAGTACCTATCTACCAAGCCTTAGAAAAAGTAAAAGGAATAGCTGAAGATTTGACGTGGGAGATCTTTAGAGATACACTGATTGAGCAAGCAGAACAGGGAGTTTCTTACTTCACCATTCACGCTGGAGTATTACTACGCTATATACACTTAACTGCTAATAGAGTGACGGGTATTGTATCCCGTGGAGGCTCTATTATGGCTAAGTGGTGTTTATTCCATCACAAAGAAAATTTCTTATATACTCACTTTGAAGAGATATGTGAGATTATGAAGCAATACGATATAGCATTCTCTTTAGGTGATGGACTAAGACCAGGCTCTATCGCAGATGCTAATGATGCAGCTCAATTTGCAGAGTTAGAGACACTAGGTGAACTAACTAAAATTGCGTGGAAACACGATGTACAAGTCATCATAGAAGGCCCCGGGCATGTACCTATGCACATGATTAAGGAGAATATGGAAAAGCAATTACGCGACTGTGGAGAAGCACCTTTCTATACTTTAGGCCCTTTGACTACAGATATAGCACCAGGTTATGATCATATCACCTCAGCTATCGGAGCGGCTATGATAGGATGGTACGGAACTGCAATGCTATGTTATGTAACACCAAAAGAACACTTAGGTCTTCCTAACAAAAAAGACGTTAAAGATGGAGTGATTACCTACAAACTAGCTGCTCATGCAGCTGACTTAGCGAAAGGACACCCTGGAGCGCAATACAGAGATAATGCGCTGAGTAAAGCACGCTTTGAATTTAGATGGGAAGATCAATTCAACTTATCCCTAGATCCTGATACAGCAAGGGAGTTTCACGATGAGACACTCCCTGCTGATGGTGCTAAAGTAGCTCACTTCTGTTCTATGTGTGGACCTAAATTCTGTTCTATGAAAATATCACAAGAGATTAGGGACTCCGCAGAACAAGGAATGCGCGAAAAGTCAGAAGAATTTATAGAACTAGGAAAAGAAATATACCTATAA
- the rplM gene encoding 50S ribosomal protein L13 — translation MESLSYKTVSANKATAQKEWLIVDAEGQNLGRLASKVAVLLRGKHKTNYTPHVDCGDNVIVINAEKINLTGNKLDDKTYIRHTGYPGGQRSLTAKVMQQKNPALLVEKAVKGMLPKNKLGAQLFRNLNVNVGSEHKHEAQQPKAVNLNEIK, via the coding sequence GTGGAAAGTTTAAGCTACAAGACAGTATCGGCTAACAAAGCAACTGCTCAAAAAGAGTGGTTAATTGTTGACGCTGAAGGTCAAAATTTGGGACGTCTTGCTTCAAAAGTTGCAGTACTTTTAAGAGGTAAACACAAAACAAATTACACACCGCACGTAGACTGTGGAGACAACGTAATCGTTATCAACGCAGAAAAAATCAACCTAACTGGTAACAAATTAGATGACAAGACTTACATCCGTCATACTGGTTACCCAGGAGGTCAAAGATCATTAACTGCTAAAGTAATGCAACAAAAAAATCCTGCATTATTAGTTGAGAAAGCAGTAAAAGGAATGTTGCCTAAAAACAAATTAGGAGCACAATTATTCCGTAACCTAAATGTTAATGTAGGTTCTGAGCACAAACATGAAGCTCAACAACCTAAGGCCGTTAATTTAAACGAAATTAAGTAA
- the tsf gene encoding translation elongation factor Ts, translating to MANITAAEVNKLRQQTGAGMMDCKKALVEAEGDFDKAIEVLRKKGQKVAANRSDRESSEGAAVALVNADKTRGVVLTLNCETDFVGKNEGFQALAKELADKAINFNTKEEFLASPFDATMTVAEKCIEQTGVIGEKIEIGAFEVLEGAFIGSYVHGNKIAAITALSEAVAKADEIAKDVSMQVASMGADTLSYKDFDTEFVAKETEARIAVIVKENEELVRLGKTLKNVPQYISYAQLTEEVLKQAEEDAKAELKAEGKPENIWDRILPGKIQRFISDNTTLDQEKALLDQNFIKDESKKVSDYVKGFNVEITGFKRASLG from the coding sequence ATGGCAAATATTACTGCTGCAGAAGTAAATAAACTAAGACAACAAACAGGTGCCGGAATGATGGACTGTAAAAAAGCTTTAGTTGAAGCTGAAGGAGATTTCGATAAAGCTATCGAAGTTCTACGTAAAAAAGGACAAAAAGTTGCTGCTAACCGTTCTGACCGTGAGTCAAGCGAGGGGGCTGCTGTAGCTTTAGTTAATGCAGACAAAACTAGAGGTGTAGTTCTTACTTTAAACTGTGAAACTGACTTCGTAGGTAAAAACGAAGGATTCCAAGCTTTAGCAAAAGAATTAGCTGACAAAGCTATCAACTTTAACACTAAAGAAGAATTCTTAGCTTCACCATTTGATGCTACTATGACTGTAGCTGAAAAATGTATCGAGCAAACTGGAGTTATCGGTGAGAAAATCGAAATCGGAGCTTTCGAAGTATTAGAAGGTGCTTTTATCGGTTCTTACGTTCACGGAAACAAGATTGCTGCTATCACTGCTTTATCAGAAGCAGTAGCTAAAGCTGACGAAATTGCTAAAGACGTTTCTATGCAAGTTGCTTCTATGGGTGCTGATACTCTATCTTACAAAGATTTTGATACAGAATTCGTAGCTAAAGAAACTGAAGCTCGTATCGCTGTTATCGTTAAAGAAAATGAAGAGTTAGTACGTTTAGGTAAAACACTTAAAAATGTACCTCAATATATTTCTTACGCTCAACTTACTGAAGAAGTATTAAAACAAGCGGAAGAAGATGCTAAAGCTGAATTAAAAGCTGAAGGTAAACCAGAAAACATTTGGGATAGAATCTTACCAGGTAAAATCCAACGTTTTATCAGTGACAACACTACTTTAGATCAAGAGAAAGCATTATTAGACCAAAACTTTATCAAAGATGAGTCTAAAAAAGTTTCTGACTATGTGAAAGGTTTCAACGTTGAAATCACTGGATTCAAAAGAGCTTCTTTAGGTTAA
- a CDS encoding thiazole synthase, which yields MNIQPLTIADKTFQSRLFLGTGKYGSNADMEIATLASESELVTVALKRIDTTTNTDVILTHLDHPHIHLLPNTSGARNAKEAIFAAQLAREALETNWLKLEIHPDPKYLLPDPIETLKATEELTKLGFVVLPYIHADPVLCKRLEEVGTAAVMPLGAPIGTNKGLKTMDFLEIIIENSKVPVIIDAGIGAPSDAAKAMEIGADAVLVNTAIAVAGNPKQMATAFKLAVQAGRLAYEAKLPAILKRAQASSPLTAFLTE from the coding sequence ATGAATATACAGCCACTTACAATAGCGGATAAGACCTTTCAATCACGCTTATTCTTAGGGACAGGTAAATACGGTTCTAACGCAGATATGGAAATAGCAACATTAGCATCTGAAAGCGAATTAGTAACAGTCGCATTGAAACGAATAGACACTACTACAAACACAGATGTCATACTCACTCATCTAGATCACCCCCATATCCATCTACTGCCTAATACTTCAGGAGCGAGAAATGCTAAAGAAGCAATCTTCGCAGCACAGCTAGCTAGAGAAGCATTAGAGACCAATTGGTTAAAACTAGAAATACACCCAGACCCAAAATACCTACTCCCCGATCCTATCGAAACCCTAAAAGCTACAGAAGAATTAACTAAGTTAGGATTTGTTGTACTCCCTTATATACACGCAGACCCTGTATTATGCAAGCGACTAGAAGAAGTAGGTACAGCAGCTGTTATGCCTTTAGGAGCACCTATTGGTACCAATAAAGGCTTAAAGACAATGGACTTCTTAGAAATTATCATAGAGAACAGTAAAGTTCCCGTTATTATTGATGCTGGTATTGGAGCTCCTTCTGATGCAGCTAAGGCTATGGAGATAGGTGCTGATGCTGTACTTGTTAATACTGCCATAGCAGTAGCTGGTAACCCAAAACAAATGGCAACTGCTTTTAAACTTGCTGTCCAAGCCGGTCGTCTAGCTTATGAAGCTAAACTACCGGCTATACTAAAGCGCGCTCAAGCTTCTAGTCCACTAACCGCATTTCTAACAGAGTAA
- the rpsI gene encoding 30S ribosomal protein S9, whose protein sequence is MGVIHKIGRRKTAVARVYVSEGTGNITVNKKDFKIYFPTGTLQYKVLQPLTMTENAENFDIKVNVYGGGTTGQAEAVRMAIARAMCELDVENRGVLKPEGLLTRDPRMVERKKFGQKKARKRFQFSKR, encoded by the coding sequence ATGGGAGTTATTCACAAAATCGGTAGAAGAAAAACCGCTGTTGCTCGTGTTTATGTTTCTGAAGGAACAGGAAACATCACAGTTAACAAAAAAGATTTTAAAATTTATTTCCCAACTGGTACATTACAGTACAAAGTATTACAGCCTCTTACAATGACTGAGAACGCTGAGAACTTTGACATCAAAGTAAATGTATACGGTGGAGGAACAACAGGACAAGCAGAAGCAGTGCGTATGGCTATCGCTAGAGCAATGTGTGAACTTGATGTTGAGAACAGAGGTGTTCTTAAACCAGAAGGATTATTGACTCGTGACCCTCGTATGGTTGAGCGTAAGAAATTTGGTCAGAAGAAAGCTCGTAAGAGATTCCAATTCTCTAAACGTTAA
- a CDS encoding methyltransferase, which yields MEFVNKHIPKESTILDLGVVNPLTKIMQEDGYKVSNTSGEDLDEDQSTLINTEYNVLTAFEIVEHLLNPYTILKSCKAQKIVISVPLRLWFSTAYRSKTDMLDRHYHEFEPWQLDWLIEKAGYKILDRNKWTHPIKKLGIRPMFRWFTPRYYIIYAERI from the coding sequence ATGGAGTTTGTTAATAAACATATCCCAAAAGAATCAACAATATTAGATCTAGGAGTAGTAAATCCGCTCACCAAGATAATGCAAGAGGATGGATATAAAGTTTCGAATACTTCTGGGGAAGATTTAGATGAAGATCAGTCGACTCTAATCAACACAGAATATAATGTACTGACAGCATTCGAAATAGTTGAACATTTACTGAATCCATATACTATACTTAAATCGTGTAAGGCTCAAAAGATAGTGATATCAGTCCCTTTGAGACTATGGTTTAGTACGGCATATCGTAGTAAAACAGATATGCTAGACAGGCATTATCACGAGTTCGAACCTTGGCAATTAGACTGGCTTATAGAAAAAGCAGGATATAAAATATTAGATAGGAACAAGTGGACACACCCAATAAAAAAACTGGGAATACGACCTATGTTCAGATGGTTTACACCAAGATACTATATCATCTACGCTGAAAGAATATAA